A portion of the Acidisarcina polymorpha genome contains these proteins:
- a CDS encoding ABC transporter ATP-binding protein: protein MEQNDNAGSQSEVMISLRDLHVSYGDREILHGISFDVVRGETMVILGGSGSGKSTLLRTLVGLQKPSSGEIWLRGKNIAAISHSEMDEIRKKIGMSFQGSALFGSLTVGENVALPLREHTELEDSTIDIILRLKLDQVGLAGFEDYMPAELSGGMKKRAAVARALAMDPEILFFDEPSAGLDPIIAAGVDQLILELKRAFHMTIIVVTHELASAFLIADRMVLVDKGSVVAIGSADEMRASTHPRVRQFLDRVPEPAVSGEMDYLQMLTADRKTDKKRGA, encoded by the coding sequence ATGGAGCAGAACGACAATGCCGGATCTCAGTCGGAGGTGATGATTTCTCTGCGGGATCTTCACGTCAGCTACGGCGATAGAGAGATCCTCCACGGCATCAGCTTCGATGTTGTGCGTGGCGAGACGATGGTGATCCTCGGCGGCTCCGGATCCGGGAAGAGCACGCTGCTGCGAACGCTGGTAGGCCTGCAGAAGCCCTCTTCCGGCGAGATATGGCTGCGCGGAAAAAACATCGCGGCGATCTCGCATAGCGAAATGGATGAGATTCGCAAGAAGATCGGTATGTCATTTCAAGGTTCGGCTCTGTTCGGCTCTTTGACGGTCGGCGAGAATGTGGCCCTGCCGCTACGAGAGCACACCGAGCTTGAAGACTCCACCATCGATATCATTCTTCGCCTCAAGCTGGATCAGGTAGGCCTGGCCGGCTTTGAGGACTATATGCCGGCGGAGCTTAGCGGGGGTATGAAAAAGCGGGCTGCGGTCGCCAGGGCATTGGCCATGGATCCGGAGATATTGTTCTTCGATGAACCCTCAGCCGGTCTGGATCCTATCATTGCCGCCGGTGTCGATCAATTGATCCTCGAACTCAAGCGAGCGTTTCACATGACCATCATTGTCGTGACCCATGAATTAGCCAGCGCCTTTTTGATCGCCGACCGAATGGTCCTGGTCGACAAGGGAAGTGTAGTTGCGATTGGCAGCGCCGATGAGATGCGGGCGAGCACGCATCCGCGCGTGCGCCAGTTCCTTGATCGCGTTCCCGAGCCGGCGGTCTCAGGAGAGATGGATTATCTGCAGATGTTGACCGCGGACCGTAAGACGGACAAGAAGAGAGGTGCGTAA
- a CDS encoding MlaE family ABC transporter permease — protein MEELFAQIGVTVTGGLSYVGELASLTTRAGYFTFVAPFQGKRLRLQAAVSQAMEVGVRALPILSLITFFIGLILALQAAYELRTFGALNMVATAVALSMTRELGPLITAILVIGRSGSAFAAEIGTMKVSEEIDALETMAIGPIPYLVAPKFLAMMIMVPCLTIWANFMGILGGALFGVAQADFTFVRYIRASLDALFLRDIVTGLIKSFMFGITIAAVGCHEGLNTGGGAEQVGRSTTRAVVMSIFLVVMVDVVFTMLFFFISPQ, from the coding sequence GTGGAAGAATTGTTCGCTCAAATCGGTGTCACGGTGACGGGGGGCCTCTCGTATGTAGGGGAGTTGGCTTCTCTGACGACTCGTGCCGGATACTTTACCTTCGTCGCACCCTTTCAGGGGAAGCGGCTTCGCTTGCAGGCCGCCGTATCCCAAGCGATGGAAGTCGGCGTACGCGCTCTCCCGATTCTCTCCCTGATCACGTTTTTTATTGGTTTGATTCTCGCCCTGCAGGCAGCTTACGAGCTACGCACGTTTGGTGCGCTCAACATGGTCGCGACGGCGGTCGCATTGTCGATGACCCGGGAACTCGGTCCCCTCATCACCGCAATCCTGGTGATCGGTCGTTCGGGATCTGCGTTTGCGGCCGAGATCGGCACGATGAAGGTTTCAGAGGAGATCGACGCGCTGGAGACCATGGCGATCGGCCCGATTCCTTATCTGGTGGCCCCGAAATTTTTGGCCATGATGATTATGGTGCCGTGTCTGACGATCTGGGCCAACTTCATGGGGATTCTCGGCGGGGCGCTCTTTGGCGTAGCCCAGGCGGACTTCACCTTTGTCCGCTATATACGCGCCTCGCTCGACGCTCTCTTTCTGCGTGATATCGTGACCGGGCTCATCAAGAGCTTTATGTTCGGCATCACGATCGCTGCGGTTGGCTGTCACGAAGGCCTGAACACTGGAGGCGGAGCGGAGCAGGTTGGCCGCTCGACCACGAGAGCCGTGGTTATGTCGATTTTTCTGGTAGTTATGGTCGATGTAGTCTTTACGATGCTCTTTTTCTTTATCAGTCCACAGTAG
- a CDS encoding STAS domain-containing protein, with the protein MQIGTRRSDRLTILDVSGDIDMAHSPQLRKIVLQELKTVPPPRVLLNLSDVRYIDSSGIASLIEGLKASRDVGARFSLCNLNQTVREVMQLSRLVKIFEIYDTEELALAE; encoded by the coding sequence GTGCAAATAGGGACCCGCCGCTCGGATCGACTGACTATTCTTGATGTGTCCGGTGACATAGATATGGCGCATTCTCCCCAGCTCCGGAAAATAGTGCTGCAGGAGTTGAAGACGGTGCCACCTCCGCGGGTTTTGCTGAATCTAAGCGATGTAAGGTACATAGACAGTTCCGGAATCGCCTCCCTGATTGAGGGATTGAAGGCTTCTCGCGACGTGGGTGCGCGCTTCAGTCTCTGTAATCTTAATCAAACCGTGCGCGAAGTTATGCAGTTGTCGAGGCTGGTAAAGATCTTTGAAATTTACGACACCGAAGAGCTTGCCCTCGCCGAATAA
- a CDS encoding PP2C family protein-serine/threonine phosphatase, protein MDAEQKKVVLVVDDAPANIQIVQSILKDDYKLRIATGGVKALDLIRRDPKPDLVLLDVQMPEMDGYEVCAFMKASPETRDIPVIFLTGLTDIEDETKGLELGAVDYIRKPFSPAIVKARVRTHLMLRDSREELASQLHAINDEMEMARQIQLSILPQSLPAIVGVDLAARYLAMASVSGDFYDFIRVNERQLGVLVADVSGHGPPAALIASMLRIALAEQQPHAADPARVLAGINQALCGNFDRQFVTAAYVFLDMEQRLLRYAGAAHPPLVVSRKSEPGARAIEENGLPLGQFPDQTYTAVELQISQGDRCVLYTDGLPEAKNSEEQEFGTARFLQFLDRQEAAGADEFADSLIDEVFRWSGFPRGGGQRDDITLLAIAFKED, encoded by the coding sequence ATGGACGCTGAGCAGAAGAAGGTTGTCCTTGTCGTCGATGATGCACCGGCCAATATCCAGATAGTGCAATCCATTCTCAAGGATGACTATAAGCTTCGCATTGCCACTGGAGGCGTGAAGGCGCTGGATTTAATCAGGCGCGATCCAAAGCCCGACCTGGTCCTGCTGGACGTCCAGATGCCGGAGATGGATGGTTATGAAGTATGCGCCTTTATGAAAGCCTCTCCGGAGACGCGTGATATCCCGGTAATCTTTCTCACCGGCCTTACCGACATCGAAGACGAGACCAAAGGTCTTGAGTTGGGCGCCGTCGATTATATTCGCAAGCCCTTTTCTCCTGCGATTGTGAAAGCGCGAGTGAGAACGCATCTCATGCTGCGCGACTCCCGGGAAGAGTTAGCCAGCCAGTTACATGCCATCAACGATGAAATGGAGATGGCCCGTCAGATCCAGCTCTCCATTCTTCCGCAAAGCCTCCCTGCAATCGTTGGGGTGGATTTGGCGGCCCGCTACCTGGCCATGGCATCGGTCTCCGGAGACTTCTACGACTTTATTCGGGTGAATGAGAGACAACTTGGCGTGCTGGTGGCGGATGTTTCCGGACACGGTCCTCCGGCCGCTCTGATTGCCTCGATGCTGCGTATTGCTTTGGCCGAACAGCAGCCCCATGCTGCTGATCCAGCCAGGGTGCTGGCTGGAATCAACCAGGCGCTCTGCGGAAACTTCGACCGTCAATTTGTGACGGCGGCTTATGTTTTCCTCGACATGGAGCAGCGCCTGCTGAGGTATGCTGGCGCGGCCCACCCTCCGCTGGTGGTGAGCCGCAAGTCGGAACCGGGCGCCCGGGCGATCGAAGAGAACGGCTTGCCGCTCGGCCAATTTCCCGATCAGACCTATACTGCCGTTGAACTGCAAATCTCGCAGGGAGACCGCTGCGTGCTTTACACGGATGGCCTTCCGGAGGCGAAGAATTCCGAGGAACAGGAATTTGGCACGGCCCGCTTTCTGCAGTTCCTGGATCGCCAGGAGGCGGCCGGAGCGGACGAATTTGCCGATTCACTAATCGACGAGGTGTTTCGATGGTCCGGGTTCCCGCGCGGAGGGGGGCAGCGGGATGATATAACATTGCTCGCGATCGCTTTTAAAGAGGACTAG
- a CDS encoding ATP-binding protein, with product MLLVFRCYPNEAEVHLEVHARLNDRSLLLKLKLRSDPKMLCSVRGALGALAENLGLSPEQARAVVLAVDEALTNVIRHAYLGQLDRPISISFCRGQTQQNGSFQDLLEIVVLDRGVPLNEEKLRGRPLDEVRPGGLGLHFIRECMDKVEFRHDKGTNYLRMVKVLARAQTDQETGGEIECK from the coding sequence ATGCTGTTAGTCTTCCGTTGTTATCCAAACGAAGCTGAAGTCCACCTCGAGGTCCATGCGCGCTTGAACGACCGCAGCTTACTCTTGAAGTTAAAGTTGAGGAGCGATCCCAAGATGCTCTGCTCCGTACGAGGAGCTCTAGGCGCGCTTGCCGAGAACTTGGGATTATCTCCGGAGCAGGCTAGAGCGGTGGTGTTGGCAGTCGACGAAGCGCTGACCAATGTCATTCGCCACGCTTACCTGGGACAGCTTGACCGGCCGATCTCCATCTCTTTCTGTCGTGGGCAGACGCAGCAGAACGGTTCATTTCAAGATTTGCTCGAGATTGTCGTTCTCGATCGGGGCGTTCCTTTGAATGAAGAGAAACTTCGAGGGCGCCCGTTGGACGAAGTACGGCCCGGCGGCTTAGGGCTTCATTTTATTCGAGAATGCATGGATAAGGTAGAATTCCGACACGACAAGGGAACGAACTACCTTCGCATGGTGAAGGTCCTTGCGAGAGCGCAAACTGACCAGGAAACTGGAGGAGAGATAGAGTGCAAATAG
- a CDS encoding helix-turn-helix transcriptional regulator, whose translation MYDPIMRVFTLLEILQGRDRVAGAELAERLEVDLRTVQRYIARMKDLGIPIDSSPGVGGAYRLRPGFRLPPLLLTNEEAFALSLGLRALRQIGLAAFAPATEGALSKLGRVLPQALRESIRTVEDVVAIEPGPWVVPTAVEGLIAAASGIRTGRRICFAYRSHTETTSHREIEPYAVMHTDGRWYLIGHCLSRKALRTFRLDRATHLELCSATFEPPKDFDARRYFAEHMPFVQSAYQIDVWIDMPIDEADRNFAPWRIAMEPEQCGTRLRCGRDRLEMFAAMLLSTGRRIVVHSPTELRETFRELARQALQAAESPDR comes from the coding sequence ATGTACGACCCGATCATGCGCGTCTTCACCCTCCTTGAAATCCTGCAGGGGAGAGATCGTGTAGCCGGGGCGGAGCTTGCAGAGCGCCTGGAGGTAGACCTGCGGACGGTTCAGCGCTACATTGCGCGGATGAAGGATCTAGGCATCCCCATCGACTCATCCCCGGGCGTAGGCGGAGCCTATCGCCTACGGCCCGGCTTCCGTCTGCCGCCGCTGCTACTGACGAACGAAGAGGCGTTCGCGCTGTCTCTGGGTTTACGGGCGCTGCGCCAGATCGGCCTCGCAGCCTTTGCGCCCGCCACAGAGGGAGCGTTGTCCAAGCTAGGGCGTGTTCTTCCCCAGGCGCTGCGCGAGAGCATCCGGACCGTGGAAGATGTGGTGGCGATTGAACCGGGCCCCTGGGTGGTTCCGACAGCGGTGGAGGGCCTGATCGCAGCCGCCTCCGGCATTCGCACAGGCCGCCGAATTTGTTTTGCGTATCGATCCCATACTGAGACCACCTCTCATCGGGAGATTGAGCCTTACGCTGTTATGCATACTGACGGGCGCTGGTACCTTATTGGGCATTGTCTGTCACGCAAGGCTCTGCGTACCTTCCGACTTGACCGAGCGACGCACCTCGAACTGTGTAGCGCAACCTTTGAGCCTCCGAAGGATTTCGATGCCCGCCGCTATTTTGCTGAGCACATGCCCTTTGTTCAATCCGCCTACCAGATCGACGTGTGGATCGACATGCCGATTGACGAGGCCGATCGCAACTTTGCGCCATGGAGGATCGCTATGGAACCCGAACAGTGCGGCACACGCCTGCGCTGCGGCCGAGACCGCCTGGAGATGTTCGCCGCGATGTTACTCAGTACGGGACGGCGAATTGTCGTGCACAGCCCCACTGAACTTCGAGAGACCTTTCGCGAGCTGGCCAGACAGGCATTGCAAGCCGCGGAAAGTCCCGATCGCTGA
- a CDS encoding MlaD family protein, producing the protein MDGKREQAFVGLFVIVAVGLLLTSVFALTGAFSRSAPTYRAKFPFAGGLEEGAPVRYSGGPKEGRVERVQIDPQDPTLIDVSFSVRAGTPVKTDSRVKIESLSPLGDNHLEIVPGSQSAGLAPPGSLLMADDYVDFNALTAKINAIAPDAQRLLQTLNDRSSELKVTISRVNDLLNDQNRANLSATIAGTRSLIAENREQVKATIQNLNAASQRLGPLLQNLQNTSDQANKTIGDADALINQNGPEVHQAILELRQSLNTLNGIAHRLDQTLDVNSDNIDETLDNIRHLTQNLNDFTDTIKDRPSSIIRSSNPHDHKPGDLK; encoded by the coding sequence ATGGATGGAAAACGAGAGCAGGCATTTGTCGGCTTATTCGTCATTGTCGCCGTTGGACTGCTGCTGACTTCAGTTTTCGCACTCACCGGCGCATTTAGCCGGTCCGCACCGACTTATCGAGCGAAGTTCCCCTTCGCCGGCGGCCTTGAAGAAGGAGCGCCGGTGCGTTACTCGGGCGGACCGAAAGAAGGGCGCGTGGAGCGGGTGCAGATCGATCCTCAAGATCCAACTCTCATAGATGTGAGTTTCAGCGTGAGAGCCGGAACTCCGGTAAAGACGGACAGCCGGGTCAAGATTGAGAGCTTGAGTCCACTTGGCGATAACCATCTCGAGATTGTGCCAGGCAGTCAAAGCGCCGGTCTTGCTCCTCCTGGGTCCTTGTTAATGGCCGACGATTACGTGGATTTCAATGCGCTCACCGCCAAGATCAACGCCATCGCTCCCGATGCCCAGCGACTTTTGCAGACGCTTAACGACCGCAGTTCGGAATTAAAAGTGACTATCAGTCGAGTGAATGACCTGCTCAATGATCAGAACCGGGCTAACCTGTCGGCAACGATCGCCGGCACGCGAAGCTTGATCGCGGAGAATCGTGAGCAGGTGAAGGCGACCATCCAGAACCTGAATGCCGCCAGCCAGAGGCTCGGACCGCTGCTGCAGAACCTGCAAAACACCTCCGATCAGGCGAACAAGACGATCGGTGACGCGGACGCTCTGATCAACCAGAATGGTCCAGAGGTGCACCAAGCCATCCTGGAGCTGCGGCAATCGTTGAACACCCTGAACGGAATAGCTCATCGGCTGGATCAAACGCTTGATGTGAACTCCGATAACATCGACGAGACGCTGGATAACATTCGCCATCTCACGCAGAACTTGAACGACTTCACTGACACGATCAAAGATCGGCCGTCCTCGATCATCCGCTCAAGTAATCCCCACGATCACAAGCCAGGAGACCTGAAATGA
- a CDS encoding ABC-type transport auxiliary lipoprotein family protein, which produces MIVKRLSSQWYADRSATKKSGVVNRVVGVVLVPLLVGSGLGLLGGCGKTEPIKYYQLTVPAGGAPEMTQPATPVTIVVGRLLTSEIYLDDHVVYAINAQQMGTYEYQRWVEVPPLMIQQIFLRELRASGRYKGVYTPESKEVADYSLRGHLYDFKEVDSPNAIVARVTMELEMRNMKTGDVVWKHYYNHDEPVAAKTMPDVVAALDKNVQMAASELAAGLDQYFAAHPVK; this is translated from the coding sequence ATGATCGTCAAGAGACTAAGTAGTCAGTGGTATGCGGATCGATCCGCAACGAAGAAAAGCGGAGTGGTAAACCGTGTTGTGGGCGTCGTGCTGGTGCCTTTGCTGGTAGGGTCCGGGCTAGGACTTCTCGGGGGCTGCGGCAAAACCGAGCCGATCAAGTACTACCAGCTGACCGTGCCGGCAGGGGGCGCCCCTGAGATGACGCAGCCTGCCACACCTGTCACGATCGTGGTGGGACGCTTGCTGACTTCAGAGATCTACTTAGATGACCACGTTGTCTATGCTATTAACGCTCAGCAGATGGGCACCTATGAATACCAGCGATGGGTCGAGGTTCCGCCGCTTATGATCCAGCAGATCTTCCTCCGGGAGTTACGTGCATCCGGTCGCTATAAGGGCGTCTATACCCCGGAGAGCAAGGAAGTAGCCGACTATTCCTTGCGAGGCCATCTTTACGATTTCAAAGAGGTAGATTCGCCCAATGCCATCGTGGCGCGAGTGACGATGGAACTCGAAATGCGAAATATGAAGACTGGAGACGTGGTGTGGAAGCACTACTACAACCACGATGAACCGGTCGCCGCGAAGACCATGCCTGACGTCGTCGCGGCGCTCGATAAGAATGTCCAAATGGCAGCGAGTGAGTTGGCAGCCGGCCTCGACCAGTATTTTGCTGCCCATCCCGTCAAGTGA